Proteins encoded within one genomic window of Rhododendron vialii isolate Sample 1 chromosome 1a, ASM3025357v1:
- the LOC131306231 gene encoding protein SRG1-like → MAGASVLPPAEVLLLKRVQEMALNGEQPPAPYVSRYDYDATEDDSSTVSAIPIIDLGILSSSEASTEEYEEELMKLKSALQSWGCFQAIGHGISSSFLDKIIQVAREFFEQPMEEKKKYSKTVVEFEGYGADPVPEEGQSLDWSDRLFLSVDPKDLQKFEFWPESPACFREVLKEYTEKTKMLTELTSKAMAKSLNLDENCFLNQFGERSILQARFNYYSKCQRPDLILGLKPHADGSGYTSILQDEVGLQVFKEDKWHTVPTVPHAILILMGDQMEIITNGVFKSPVHRVLSNSERDRISIAMFYTPEKGKEIGPEEGLVDGERPRLFKKVKDYADIHYGYYQRGMRALHTAEA, encoded by the exons ATGGCAGGAGCTTCAGTTCTTCCTCCGGCAGAGGTGTTACTGTTGAAGCGCGTACAAGAAATGGCGCTCAACGGTGAGCAACCGCCGGCACCATATGTTTCCAGATATGATTACGATGCCACTGAAGACGATTCTTCAACCGTATCTGCGATACCCATAATTGATTTGGGAATCCTCTCAAGTTCAGAAGCATCCACCGAAGAATATGAAGAGGAATTGATGAAACTTAAATCAGCACTTCAATCATGGGGCTGCTTTCAG GCAATAGGCCATGGGATTTCAAGTTCATTCTTGGACAAGATAATTCAAGTTGCTAGGGAGTTCTTTGAACAGCCAatggaagagaagaagaaatacTCAAAAACTGTCGTGGAGTTTGAAGGGTATGGGGCAGACCCTGTCCCAGAAGAAGGTCAATCTCTTGACTGGTCCGATCGTTTGTTTCTTAGTGTGGACCCTAAAGATCTTCAAAAGTTCGAATTCTGGCCAGAAAGTCCGGCTTGCTTCAG AGAAGTCTTGAAAGAATACACAGAGAAGACGAAGATGTTAACGGAGCTCACTTCCAAAGCAATGGCAAAGTCACTGAATCTGGACGAAAACTGTTTCCTGAATCAGTTTGGTGAACGGTCAATTCTGCAAGCAAGGTTTAACTACTACTCGAAATGCCAGAGACCTGATCTCATTCTGGGCTTAAAACCCCATGCCGATGGATCCGGGTACACTTCTATTTTGCAAGATGAAGTTGGTCTTCAAGTATTCAAAGAGGATAAGTGGCATACAGTCCCCACAGTTCCTCACGCCATCCTCATTCTCATGGGTGACCAAATGGAG ATAATTACAAACGGAGTGTTCAAGAGTCCCGTGCATAGGGTGCTGAGTAACTCAGAGAGAGACAGAATCTCCATAGCTATGTTCTATACACCTGAAAAGGGAAAAGAGATTGGACCGGAGGAAGGCTTGGTTGACGGTGAAAGACCAAGGTTGTTCAAGAAAGTGAAGGATTATGCAGACATCCACTATGGATATTACCAGAGAGGAATGAGAGCACTCCATACAGCAGAAGCTTAA